A single region of the Variovorax paradoxus genome encodes:
- a CDS encoding PAS domain S-box protein — protein MRLKLRTKTALLVTSLVLALVGATEWWQYRNLSSEYLNLMRDQQQALTDSAAADLEYKLGVHLAALERAARELGARGFEDAEARQRFLKDRDLLALFDNAALASPVGAIVAINPPADQPPNIADRDYFRQVRDLRQPTISAPLLTKGSNQPAVVMAVPVEAPDGRLMGVLGAALNLQRANVLGDMSRATIGRGGYYVIVTRDASPRVVMHHDSTLLLKPASAMAVASADGTRNDLATRAIVRSADWDLRLVVPADIAYAPLQQAKRSLLLQLLWLGLGCAFLVWMATSWAMRPLDALTNAIRTLRQSPDSQVKLDVVATDERGELAREFDALMAELREQRLEVAAVTDASPVGLFRSDTEGRATYVNDEYLAIHGLERKDAARGWLSLVREDIREKVLKEWIRFVNAPEPFSATRRLHRKDGTRVLVTLKSRPVIVEGRVLGHVGTVTDITERTRAEQALRTLTAVFDMTTDYIVQMDAAGRLVYMNPAARRRTGLRLDAPIEQLSVNDFNPPKTIERFRSEVVPVAVGEGIWVGESMVWDAQRQEFPVSHMVIAHRDKHGKVEYFSGLMRDISAAKAAEQALRESEHRLRMVTDHLPALISYLDWDLRFRFVNKAYQDWFGVEPEQLIGRSMREFYGDEAWAQMEPHLRAALAGRQVTYERRVEGPGGRRDIQATLVPERNEQGRVMGLYTLDSDITAHHEAEEALQESEARLRTVADALPMRVAYIDADERYRFNNLAYEREFGLSRDQIQGHTVQELLGGPAYESVKPHIRAALAGEVVTFQSEDTQSDSYNCYEAQYIPQPAANADTIVGFHAVITDITRQKLEEKRLVNLAQIDPLTGLANRAGFEARLGEAMDRSRSAGALMALMYLDIDGFKQINDQFGHQAGDELLKGFSGRLSQGLRSSDVRARLGGDEFTVIMEGLPNADIALSTAAKLVVAMQAPFALEQQLTISITASIGLAFYQGGSATAATLVRRADEMLYQAKRSGRNNVQAAPLPVENSA, from the coding sequence GTGCGGCTCAAGCTGAGAACCAAGACGGCGCTGCTGGTCACCTCGCTGGTGCTCGCCCTTGTCGGCGCAACGGAGTGGTGGCAGTACCGCAACCTGTCCAGCGAATATCTCAACCTGATGCGCGACCAGCAACAGGCCCTGACCGACAGCGCCGCCGCCGATCTCGAATACAAGCTGGGCGTTCACCTCGCCGCCCTGGAGCGCGCGGCCCGGGAGCTCGGCGCGCGCGGCTTCGAGGACGCGGAAGCGCGGCAGCGCTTCCTCAAGGACCGGGACTTGCTGGCGCTGTTCGACAACGCCGCGCTGGCCAGCCCGGTCGGCGCCATCGTCGCCATCAACCCGCCGGCGGACCAGCCTCCGAACATTGCCGATCGCGATTACTTCCGGCAAGTGCGCGACCTGAGGCAGCCCACTATCTCGGCACCCCTGCTCACCAAGGGCAGCAACCAGCCAGCCGTGGTCATGGCCGTCCCGGTCGAAGCACCGGACGGCCGGCTCATGGGCGTGCTGGGCGCGGCGTTGAACCTGCAGCGTGCCAACGTGCTCGGCGACATGAGCCGAGCCACCATCGGCCGCGGCGGCTACTACGTGATCGTCACGCGCGATGCGTCGCCGCGGGTCGTCATGCACCACGATTCGACCCTGCTGCTCAAGCCTGCGAGCGCCATGGCCGTTGCATCCGCCGACGGCACCCGGAACGACCTGGCAACGCGCGCCATCGTGCGCAGCGCCGACTGGGACCTGCGCCTCGTCGTGCCGGCGGACATTGCCTACGCACCGCTGCAGCAGGCGAAACGAAGCCTGCTGCTGCAGTTGCTGTGGCTGGGCCTGGGCTGCGCATTTCTCGTGTGGATGGCTACGTCCTGGGCAATGCGGCCACTCGATGCGCTGACCAATGCGATCCGTACCTTGCGGCAATCGCCGGACAGCCAGGTCAAGCTCGATGTCGTCGCCACCGACGAGCGCGGTGAGCTGGCCCGCGAGTTCGACGCCCTCATGGCCGAATTGCGCGAGCAGCGGCTCGAGGTGGCGGCGGTCACCGATGCGTCGCCCGTGGGATTGTTCCGCTCCGATACCGAAGGGCGCGCGACCTACGTGAACGACGAGTACCTTGCGATCCACGGCCTGGAGCGGAAGGACGCCGCGCGGGGTTGGCTCTCGCTGGTGCGCGAAGACATCCGGGAGAAGGTTCTCAAGGAATGGATCCGCTTCGTAAACGCACCCGAACCGTTCAGCGCGACGCGCCGCCTCCACCGCAAGGACGGAACCCGGGTGCTCGTGACATTGAAGAGCCGCCCAGTGATTGTCGAAGGCCGCGTTCTCGGCCATGTCGGAACGGTGACGGACATCACCGAGCGCACGCGTGCCGAGCAGGCGCTTCGCACGCTCACCGCCGTCTTCGACATGACGACCGACTACATCGTGCAGATGGATGCGGCGGGGCGGCTCGTCTATATGAACCCGGCCGCGCGCCGCCGCACCGGCCTTCGTCTGGATGCGCCCATCGAACAGCTGAGCGTCAACGACTTCAATCCACCCAAGACGATCGAAAGGTTCAGGTCGGAAGTGGTGCCTGTTGCCGTCGGCGAAGGCATCTGGGTGGGCGAGTCGATGGTGTGGGACGCGCAGCGCCAGGAGTTTCCTGTCAGCCACATGGTGATTGCGCACCGCGACAAGCACGGCAAGGTGGAGTACTTCTCGGGGCTGATGCGCGACATCTCGGCGGCCAAGGCAGCGGAGCAAGCGCTGCGCGAGAGCGAACACCGCCTGCGCATGGTGACGGACCACCTGCCTGCGCTGATCTCCTATCTCGATTGGGATCTGCGCTTCCGGTTCGTCAACAAGGCCTACCAGGACTGGTTCGGTGTCGAGCCTGAACAGCTGATCGGCCGGAGCATGCGCGAGTTCTACGGCGACGAAGCCTGGGCCCAGATGGAGCCACATCTGCGCGCTGCGCTGGCGGGGCGCCAGGTGACCTACGAGCGGAGGGTGGAGGGCCCCGGCGGGCGCCGCGACATTCAGGCCACGCTGGTTCCGGAGCGCAACGAACAGGGCCGGGTGATGGGCCTCTACACCCTGGACAGCGACATCACTGCGCATCACGAGGCGGAAGAAGCCCTCCAGGAAAGCGAGGCCCGCCTGCGCACCGTGGCCGACGCGCTGCCGATGCGCGTCGCCTACATCGACGCGGACGAGCGCTACCGGTTCAACAACCTGGCCTACGAGCGCGAATTCGGGCTCTCGCGGGACCAGATCCAGGGGCACACCGTGCAAGAGCTCCTGGGCGGACCGGCGTACGAATCGGTGAAGCCGCACATACGTGCCGCGCTGGCGGGGGAGGTCGTCACCTTCCAGAGCGAAGACACGCAGAGCGACAGCTACAACTGCTACGAGGCCCAGTACATTCCGCAGCCGGCGGCCAACGCCGACACCATCGTCGGCTTTCATGCCGTCATCACCGACATCACGCGCCAGAAGCTCGAGGAGAAGCGCCTGGTCAACCTGGCGCAGATCGATCCGCTCACCGGCCTTGCCAATCGCGCGGGCTTCGAAGCGCGCCTGGGCGAGGCCATGGACCGCAGCCGCAGCGCCGGTGCGCTGATGGCGCTCATGTACCTGGACATCGACGGTTTCAAGCAGATCAATGACCAGTTCGGCCATCAGGCGGGCGACGAGTTGCTGAAGGGTTTCTCCGGCAGGCTGTCGCAGGGCCTGCGTTCCAGCGACGTTCGCGCGCGCCTGGGCGGCGACGAGTTCACGGTGATCATGGAAGGCCTGCCGAATGCGGACATTGCGCTTTCCACTGCCGCGAAGCTTGTCGTGGCCATGCAGGCGCCGTTCGCCCTGGAGCAGCAGCTGACGATCAGCATCACCGCCAGCATCGGCCTGGCGTTCTACCAGGGCGGCAGCGCAACTGCCGCCACGCTGGTCAGGCGCGCGGACGAGATGCTTTACCAGGCCAAGAGGTCGGGCCGCAATAACGTGCAGGCGGCGCCCTTGCCGGTCGAAAACAGCGCATAG